A DNA window from Engystomops pustulosus chromosome 6, aEngPut4.maternal, whole genome shotgun sequence contains the following coding sequences:
- the LOC140065336 gene encoding hyaluronan synthase 1-like produces MADIQKDERAWVGVVRRTVTFSFAFIVLAGVLWAFIDSIPLATDEFKIMAFGIYGAFLSTHLIIQSFFAYLEHRKMRRGGLPCSYTKSVALTISAYQEDPVYLRECLESVKNTEYPPDKLRIIMVIDGNSPDDQYMMDMFKEIFAKEDVGTYIWKNNYHHWDKDSAEKFHGDIMPDDHLYQTNMNTVPASKERNGIYEEMNEDIQYDNHMAHSGPYTIGMEMQDNFGDQLKEDPLPIFTEIEMEDPTRLEVETLIRTKRCVCIMQKWGGKREVMYTAFKALGDSVDYIQVCDSDTKLEPLATLELVKVLESNDRYGAVGGDVRILNLSDSYISFMSSLRYWIAFNVERACQSYFDCVSCISGPLGLYRNDLLQTFLESWYNQKFLGTHCTFGDDRHLTNRMLSIGYATKYTARSKCYSETPAQFLRWLNQQTRWTKSYFREWLYNALWWHKHHLWMTYESIISGIFPFFVTATVIKLFFSCHLWDIMWVLLTIQLIATVKALYACFLRGNMVMIFMSLYAVLYMAGLLPSKYFAILTMNKSSWGTSGRKKMVGNYIPLLPLSIWWGVLFAGLLYTIIMMSLCTDCRLIDAEKNYLIYGAAAYAGYWILMVALYWLWIRRCCRKRSDYYDIEN; encoded by the exons ATGGCTGACATCCAAAAAGATGAGCGTGCTTGGGTGGGTGTCGTTCGAAGGACAGTGACTTTCTCCTTTGCTTTCATAGTTCTGGCCGGGGTATTATGGGCCTTTATTGACAGCATACCCCTAGCCACAGATGAGTTTAAAATCATGGCCTTCGGCATCTATGGAGCCTTCCTCTCGACCCATCTCATCATCCAGAGTTTCTTTGCCTATCTGGAGCACCGGAAGATGAGAAGAGGTGGTCTACCATGCTCTTACACCAAATCTGTGGCCTTGACCATATCAGCCTACCAAGAAGATCCGGTTTATTTACGAGAGTGCCTGGAGTCTGTCAAAAACACAGAGTATCCCCCGGACAAGCTAAGGATCATCATGGTGATTGATGGCAACAGTCCAGATGACCAATACATGATGGACATGTTTAAGGAAATTTTTGCCAAGGAAGATGTTGGAACCTATATATGGAAGAACAACTACCACCACTGGGATAAGGATTCAGCTGAAAAATTCCATGGAGACATCATGCCTGATGACCACTTATATCAGACTAACATGAATACTGTTCCTGCATCCAAAGAACGAAACGGCATCTATGAAGAAATGAATGAAGACATTCAGTATGACAATCACATGGCTCATTCTGGACCATACACCATTGGCATGGAGATGCAGGATAATTTTGGTGACCAACTAAAAGAAGATCCACTGCCAATATTCACCGAAATCGAGATGGAAGATCCCACCAGACTGGAGGTGGAGACCCTCATTAGGACAAAGCGATGCGTGTGCATCATGCAGAAATGGGGTGGAAAGAGAGAAGTCATGTACACAGCCTTCAAAGCTCTGGGAGACAGTGTGGATTATATCCAG GTTTGCGACTCGGACACAAAGCTTGAGCCTCTGGCCACATTGGAGCTCGTGAAGGTCCTGGAGTCAAATGATCGATATGGAGCAGTAGGAGGAGACGTGCGCATCCTGAATCTTTCAGACTCCTACATAAGTTTTATgagcagcttgagatactggatCGCCTTCAACGTGGAGAGGGCATGTCAGTCATACTTCGATTGTGTCTCCTGCATCAGTGGTCCTCTAG GTCTTTATAGGAATGACCTTCTTCAGACTTTCCTTGAATCATGGTATAACCAGAAGTTTTTGGGAACCCATtgtacttttggagacgatcggCATCTGACCAACAGAATGCTCAGTATTGGATATGCAACTAA GTACACCGCACGATCCAAATGCTACTCCGAGACTCCGGCCCAGTTCTTGCGTTGGTTGAACCAGCAGACCCGTTGGACCAAGTCTTACTTCCGAGAATGGCTGTACAATGCCCTGTGGTGGCACAAGCATCACCTCTGGATGACCTACGAATCCATTATTTCCGGAATCTTTCCATTTTTTGTCACAGCGACTGTGATAAAACTGTTCTTCAGCTGCCACCTGTGGGACATTATGTGGGTTTTACTCACCATCCAACTCATCGCCACCGTCAAAGCCTTGTATGCTTGTTTCCTTCGAGGCAACATGGTCATGATATTCATGTCCTTGTACGCAGTACTCTACATGGCCGGCCTCCTTCCATCCAAGTACTTCGCCATCCTCACCATGAACAAGAGCAGCTGGGGAACATCTGGTCGGAAGAAGATGGTGGGCAACTATATCCCTCTTCTGCCCTTGTCCATTTGGTGGGGAGTTCTCTTTGCTGGGTTGCTGTATACCATCATCATGATGTCACTATGTACAGACTGTAGACTTATTGATGCAGAGAAAAACTACTTGATCTACGGAGCGGCTGCATACGCAGGCTACTGGATACTCATGGTTGCCCTCTACTGGCTATGGATCAGACGCTGCTGCAGGAAGAGGAGCGATTATTACGATATTGAAAACTGA